Proteins encoded within one genomic window of Oncorhynchus nerka isolate Pitt River linkage group LG9b, Oner_Uvic_2.0, whole genome shotgun sequence:
- the LOC115114729 gene encoding RNA-binding protein MEX3B, translating to MPSPLFHPEIMDHDMVVSSQHNGVSLPRETDQESRDEGHQEVLRFAMDQLSLMALEKVDCGGGGGGHVDPLDENQGPVSENCNGGYVNLQLLEHPGGSRESPTSCSPSPEYYGSGGYHMAGPHSHSMLGEQNSIICNRKRSVNMTECVPVPSSEHVAEIVGRQGCKIKALRAKTNTYIKTPVRGEEPVFIVTGRREDVEMAKREIVSAAEHFSMIRASRCKAGATGTGAPGAGGAIPGPPHLPGQTTIQVRVPYRVVGLVVGPKGATIKRIQQQTHTYIVTPSREKDPVFEVTGMPENVDRAREEIETHITLRTGAFVDLQGDNDFHTNGTDVSLEGLGSLGAALWSRANNHHAAPPPPPPPPPPPLPLAMHHSSGRKLSSLASYHQHKGGMGSESYSAPRRATEGDSPTSPFSTGSSSAGGGGFTPGLPSEELGFEFSAANIWAPFVNGGGGKVPGSSQQQPLRRNSSGLSGGAITPRLSPTLPPDAVVGPLDHPMARRAQSDPLSALSWLQSGGTGAGTISGGSSSSSGGSSTGYSSCSASSLPGGSPTDSEGGGSGVGLASGMLGRLKPAAGSGAGGLIGVGPGGGSRDCFVCFESEVTAALVPCGHNLFCMDCAGQICQSAEPECPVCHIPATQCIRIFS from the exons ATGCCTAGCCCCTTATTCCACCCCGAGATTATGGACCACGACATGGTAGTGAGCAGCCAGCACAACGGGGTCAGCCTGCCCCGAGAAACGGATCAGGAGTCCCGGGACGAGGGCCATCAGGAGGTTCTCCGCTTCGCCATGGACCAGCTGTCACTTATGGCCCTGGAGAAGGTGGACTGTGGGGGCGGTGGTGGAGGGCACGTTGACCCACTCGACGAGAACCAGGGTCCAGTCTCCGAGAATTGCAACGGCGGTTATGTCAACCTGCAGTTGCTGGAGCACCCAGGAGGCTCCCGGGAATCCCCGACGTCCTGCTCCCCGTCTCCAGAGTACTATGGATCGGGCGGGTACCACATGGCTGGCCCGCACTCTCACTCCATGCTCGGGGAACAAAACTCAATTATCTGCAATCGTAAAAGGAGTGTCAACATGACCGAATGCGTACCTGTGCCCAGCTCCGAGCACGTTGCTGAAATAGTGGGAAGACAAG gctGTAAGATCAAGGCACTGCGTGCGAAGACCAACACCTACATAAAGACCCCGGTGAGGGGCGAGGAGCCCGTGTTCATCGTGACAGGGCGCAGGGAGGACGTGGAGATGGCCAAGCGGGAGATCGTCTCGGCGGCCGAGCACTTCTCCATGATCCGGGCGTCCCGCTGCAAGGCTGGGGCCACGGGTACAGGAGCACCCGGGGCGGGGGGAGCAATCCCAGGACCCCCACACCTGCCTGGACAGACCACCATACAG GTTCGGGTGCCATACCGTGTGGTTGGGTTAGTGGTTGGTCCCAAGGGGGCGACCATCAAGCGCATCCAGCAGCAGACCCACACCTACATCGTGACACCCAGCCGGGAGAAGGACCCTGTGTTCGAGGTGACTGGCATGCCAGAGAATGTGGACCGAGCCCGGGAGGAGATCGAGACACACATCACCTTGCGGACCGGGGCCTTCGTGGACCTCCAGGGAGACAACGACTTTCACACCAACGGAACCGACGTTAGCTTAGAGGGCCTGGGCTCGCTGGGCGCTGCTCTCTGGTCTCGGGCCAACAACCACCATGctgcccctccacccccacctcctcctccaccaccgccCCTCCCGCTGGCCATGCACCACTCATCTGGGAGGAAGCTGTCCTCCTTGGCCTCCTACCATCAACATAAGGGAGGGATGGGCTCTGAGAGCTACAGCGCCCCCAGGAGGGCCACAGAGGGAGACAGCCCAACCAGCCCCTTCAGCACAGGCTCCAGCAGCGCTGGAGGAGGCGGGTTCACCCCTGGCCTCCCCTCTGAGGAGCTGGGCTTTGAGTTCAGCGCCGCCAACATCTGGGCACCCTTCGTcaatggaggaggagggaaggtccCAGGCTCCTCCCAGCAGCAACCTCTCCGCCGAAACAGCAGCGGCCTGAGTGGAGGCGCCATCACACCCCGCCTGTCCCCCACCCTGCCCCCTGACGCCGTGGTGGGACCCCTGGATCATCCTATGGCCCGCCGGGCCCAGAGCGACCCCCTCAGTGCCCTCTCATGGCTGCAGTCGGGCGGTACTGGTGCAGGGACCATCTCCGGAGGATCTAGCTCCAGCTCCGGAGGCTCATCCACCGGTTACTCCTCCTGCTCAGCCTCCTCCCTGCCCGGAGGCTCTCCCACAGACTCAGAGGGCGGGGGCAGTGGAGTGGGCCTGGCCTCTGGCATGCTGGGCCGGCTGAAGCCTGCGGCAGGCTCTGGGGCTGGAGGTCTGATTGGTGTAGGGCCAGGGGGCGGGAGCAGGGACTGTTTTGTGTGCTTTGAGAGCGAGGTGACAGCGGCCCTGGTGCCCTGCGGCCACAACCTCTTCTGTATGGACTGCGCCGGACAGATCTGCCAGTCCGCTGAGCCCGAATGCCCTGTCTGCCACATCCCTGCCACACAGTGCATCCGCATCTTCTCCTAA
- the mbd3a gene encoding LOW QUALITY PROTEIN: methyl-CpG-binding domain protein 3a (The sequence of the model RefSeq protein was modified relative to this genomic sequence to represent the inferred CDS: deleted 3 bases in 2 codons) — translation MLMNKLQRNRRKHRYNNNHQIKVKPDLNTTLPVRQTASIFKQPVTKVTNHPSNKVKTDPHKAVDQPRQLFWERKLSGLSAFEIAEELVKTMDLPRGLQGVGHVCSDKTLLSAISSALHTSPNPVTGQLNAAVEKNPGVWLNTAQPLCKAFMVTDGDVRKQEDLVHNVRRVEEALMADMLVHIEESTNKADALKKAQTEQEDKEGV, via the exons ATGCTCATGAATAAGCTTCAAAGGAACCGGCGCAAGCATCGCTATAACAACAACCATCAGATCAAG gtTAAGCCGGACCTGAACACGACCTtaccagtcagacagacagcatctatCTTTAAACAGCCTGTCACCAAGGTGACCAATCACCCTAGCAACAAAGTGAAGACCGACCCCCACAAGGCTGTCGACCAACCAAGACAG CTGTTTTGGGAGAGGAAGCTGAGTGGTCTGAGTGCGTTTGAAATTGCAGAAGAGCTGGTGAAAACCATGGACCTTCCCAGGGGCCTACAGG GTGTTGGGCATGTGTGTTCAGACAAGACCTTGCTCTCAGCAATCTCCAGCGCCCTGCACACCAGCCCCAACCCTGTCACTGGTCAGCTGAACGCAGCTGTGGAGAAGAACCCTGGGGTATGGCTCAAC ACCGCCCAGCCGCTCTGCAAGGCCTTCATGGTTACCGATGGCGACGTCCG GAAGCAGGAGGACCTGGTCCACAATGTGAGGAGGGTGGAGGAA GCTCTGATGGCGGACATGTTGGTTCACATAGAGGAATCCACCAATAAGGCAGATGCTCTGAAGAAGGCGCAAACCGAGCAGGAGGACAAGGAGGGCGTATAG